Proteins co-encoded in one Acidobacteriota bacterium genomic window:
- a CDS encoding peptidase M14 codes for MFERAVSHGSFFALRLVVLVLSLCAASSMMAQSDHGNIPPEWQTKAESTDYKQTWRYDETIAFAKRLDKASNLITYQSLGKSGEGRDIPLLIAARDNAFSPKWAKRTRRPIIFIQAGIHAGEIDGKDAGLALLRDIAITKTRIDLLKDAIILFIPIYNVDGHENFNAFLRINQNGPEEMGFRANATNLNLNRDYMKADAPETRAWLKLWNQWKPDLFIDCHVTDGAEFQYNLTYEYAHFQESSPSIKAWMDEHFDGNVVPKVEKEGNLMTHYVEFAGREVTSGVATFIATPRYATGYTPLRNRAGLLIETHVYKPYRSRVRGTYDILRYTVEEAGKARSSLFIANVTADTQTVERGKTYDDKRQFPLKLGVTDKATQINFKGTEYKLEDSTISNTKRIVYGTAPLNITIPKFDEGKVTASAAPPLAYIIPPQYKDVIDVITAHGLKFDRLKKALVLEVESYKLTEPKWSPTSFENRVTLAAKQTPYKETRTYLAGSIIVPLDQEAAAVAIHLLEPGGPDSFVSWGFFNAIFEQKEYGEAYILEKLAREMLEKDPKLQEEFDRNLLEPSFARSSQARLRFFYERSPYFLDQKVGIYPVGRILKDVPVDEPEPKAVKKKR; via the coding sequence ATGTTTGAACGTGCGGTTTCTCATGGCTCTTTTTTTGCTCTTAGACTTGTCGTCCTCGTCCTCTCGCTTTGTGCAGCCTCATCGATGATGGCTCAAAGCGACCACGGAAATATCCCGCCCGAGTGGCAAACCAAGGCGGAATCGACTGATTACAAACAAACTTGGCGATACGACGAAACGATAGCGTTCGCCAAGCGGCTCGATAAAGCATCGAACCTGATCACCTATCAGTCCCTCGGCAAGAGCGGTGAAGGCCGCGATATTCCGCTTCTGATCGCGGCGAGAGACAACGCATTTTCACCGAAATGGGCGAAGAGAACGCGCCGCCCGATCATCTTTATCCAGGCAGGTATCCACGCCGGCGAGATCGACGGAAAGGACGCGGGCCTCGCTTTGCTTCGCGATATCGCTATCACCAAAACACGCATCGATCTGCTCAAGGACGCGATCATTCTCTTTATCCCCATCTACAACGTCGATGGCCACGAGAATTTCAATGCCTTTCTCCGGATAAATCAGAACGGCCCCGAGGAAATGGGCTTTCGGGCGAACGCCACCAATCTTAACCTCAACCGCGATTACATGAAGGCCGACGCCCCCGAAACACGTGCGTGGCTCAAGCTCTGGAACCAATGGAAGCCCGATCTTTTCATCGATTGCCACGTCACCGACGGCGCCGAATTCCAATACAACCTGACCTACGAATACGCTCATTTTCAGGAATCGTCGCCGTCGATAAAGGCCTGGATGGACGAGCATTTTGACGGGAACGTAGTACCGAAGGTCGAGAAAGAAGGCAATCTGATGACGCACTACGTCGAGTTCGCCGGCCGCGAAGTGACCAGCGGTGTCGCGACATTCATCGCCACGCCGCGATACGCGACAGGTTACACGCCGCTCAGAAACCGTGCCGGATTATTGATCGAAACGCACGTTTATAAGCCTTATAGATCGCGTGTCCGCGGCACTTACGACATCTTGCGATACACCGTCGAGGAAGCCGGGAAAGCGAGATCGAGCCTTTTCATCGCCAACGTCACCGCCGACACACAAACCGTCGAACGCGGCAAAACATATGACGACAAACGCCAGTTCCCGCTCAAGCTAGGTGTTACGGACAAGGCAACGCAGATCAATTTCAAGGGCACCGAATACAAACTCGAAGACAGCACGATCTCCAACACCAAACGCATCGTCTACGGCACCGCCCCGCTCAATATCACGATCCCAAAATTTGACGAGGGCAAAGTAACTGCCTCGGCCGCTCCGCCGCTCGCCTACATCATTCCGCCGCAATACAAGGACGTAATCGACGTCATCACCGCTCACGGGCTCAAATTTGACCGCCTGAAGAAGGCGCTGGTGCTAGAGGTCGAAAGCTATAAGCTGACCGAGCCAAAATGGTCGCCAACTTCATTCGAAAACCGCGTCACGCTGGCCGCAAAACAAACTCCGTACAAAGAAACGCGAACATACCTCGCCGGCTCGATCATTGTTCCGCTCGACCAGGAAGCCGCCGCGGTAGCGATCCATCTTCTCGAGCCGGGCGGGCCAGATTCGTTCGTCTCTTGGGGCTTTTTTAATGCTATCTTCGAACAAAAAGAATACGGCGAAGCCTACATCCTCGAAAAACTAGCCCGCGAAATGCTCGAAAAAGATCCAAAACTCCAGGAAGAATTCGACCGCAATTTGTTGGAACCCTCATTTGCAAGAAGCTCGCAAGCAAGGCTCAGGTTCTTTTACGAACGGTCGCCGTATTTCCTAGATCAAAAGGTCGGGATCTATCCGGTCGGGAGGATATTGAAAGATGTTCCTGTCGATGAACCGGAACCGAAAGCTGTTAAGAAGAAACGCTAG
- a CDS encoding transporter, with the protein MKTIRIAFTLLLGALVVCAQKPIEDNSFLLEEAYNQEKGVIQYIQTFHRERGGNFAYSFTNEMPIKKQQHQFSYTINVNRNDGTTRFGDTYVNYRYQMAGLKEEDKVAVAPRFSLILPTGSYRRETGSGALGFQFNLPVSVTHSKKFVTHWNAGTTFIPKARSVTGEKANTKGFNLGQSTVFLAKTNFNVLVETVWNYNEKVIGRNRTESEYSLLINPAIRWAWNMKSGLQIVPGIGVPLGVGPSRGERGIFLYLSLEK; encoded by the coding sequence ATGAAAACAATTCGAATAGCATTCACCCTTCTTTTGGGGGCACTCGTTGTCTGTGCCCAGAAGCCTATCGAGGACAACAGCTTTCTCCTGGAAGAAGCCTATAACCAGGAAAAAGGCGTGATCCAATACATCCAAACCTTTCACCGCGAACGCGGCGGCAATTTCGCCTACAGCTTCACCAACGAAATGCCGATCAAGAAGCAGCAGCATCAGTTCAGCTATACGATCAACGTAAATCGGAACGACGGCACGACCAGATTTGGCGATACTTACGTCAATTATCGCTATCAGATGGCCGGGCTCAAGGAAGAGGACAAGGTCGCTGTCGCACCGCGTTTTTCGCTAATCCTGCCGACCGGCAGCTATCGCCGCGAAACCGGCAGCGGGGCGTTAGGATTTCAATTCAATCTTCCGGTTTCAGTCACCCATTCAAAGAAATTCGTCACTCACTGGAACGCCGGAACGACTTTCATCCCGAAAGCCCGAAGCGTTACCGGTGAAAAAGCGAACACCAAGGGTTTCAACCTTGGCCAGAGTACGGTTTTTCTCGCCAAAACGAACTTCAACGTCCTCGTCGAAACGGTTTGGAATTACAACGAAAAGGTCATCGGCCGTAACCGCACCGAATCCGAATACAGCCTGCTCATCAATCCCGCCATCCGCTGGGCGTGGAATATGAAGAGCGGCCTGCAGATCGTGCCCGGGATCGGCGTTCCACTCGGCGTCGGCCCCAGTCGTGGCGAACGCGGTATTTTTCTGTATTTGAGCTTGGAGAAATAA
- a CDS encoding pyridoxamine 5'-phosphate oxidase family protein, with protein sequence MSKPIEKTQRTRVKRIPKRGNYERDTINAILDEAFICHVGFAVDGQPYVIPTGYGRVGEHLYIHGSAASRMLRDLSGGVDVCVTVTILDGLVLARSAFHHSMNYRSVVILGKAELVTNDEEKNNALFAISEHIIADRWNDVRPPTKQELKATSVLRLPIVEASAKIRTGPPVDDEEDYDLDIWAGVLPMSLEPGIPIADNRMRTDAEIPGYVQNIKRKRQN encoded by the coding sequence ATGAGCAAGCCGATAGAGAAGACCCAGAGAACCCGAGTAAAACGCATCCCAAAACGCGGAAACTATGAGCGAGACACAATTAACGCGATCCTCGACGAAGCGTTTATCTGCCACGTCGGTTTCGCTGTGGACGGGCAGCCGTATGTTATTCCCACGGGTTACGGCCGCGTTGGCGAGCACCTTTATATCCATGGTTCGGCTGCGAGCCGGATGCTCAGAGATCTGAGCGGCGGCGTGGATGTTTGCGTGACTGTGACGATCCTCGACGGGCTTGTCCTCGCACGGTCGGCGTTTCATCACTCGATGAACTACCGCTCGGTCGTCATCCTCGGAAAGGCAGAGCTCGTTACAAACGATGAAGAGAAAAACAACGCTCTATTCGCGATCTCGGAACACATCATCGCAGATCGCTGGAACGATGTCCGTCCGCCAACAAAGCAGGAACTTAAGGCCACCAGCGTTCTCAGGCTTCCAATAGTAGAAGCTTCGGCAAAGATCCGCACCGGCCCGCCTGTCGATGATGAAGAAGATTACGATCTCGACATCTGGGCCGGCGTTCTGCCAATGTCCCTCGAACCCGGGATCCCGATAGCTGACAATCGAATGCGAACCGATGCCGAAATTCCTGGCTACGTCCAAAACATCAAACGCAAACGCCAAAATTGA
- a CDS encoding tetratricopeptide repeat protein translates to MKATRLISSLLTILLAYSLVITSAVKIPPEPARSINQDPANAAGELLVTEEPAELFPGTNGPYQEGLDVATKNFLKGLSGTRFEVAMSVIQTVNKAGGKVVFVGSWISGKNFVDPLLGGTSDFDMRVVFEGSPELAKAKYNQLRREITSQINQRFGPQAAKVLSSTNLYPPESILNGIDDAAEALEKLAAEGINPNLGGAITEGLWGKGAKAFRDAYEAQAGRVIWKEGNLIRSGIADLLPGLENAGIYTIEGSGNTSLQFVEKVENALKAGDTKSAAKSLDRLRKMMKKGRDLGRFGEASYLDDVLRECCQSLQLVNGKETLVMDLKKAAEELAKPSVREGLGNSLRRAKIEAELLIRWATETNPQILKVIREMLQVGSGKWTRVIETFLHYGGRVAEIGGKVRWDLALKGFFGFLVVLQAGDYLKKATQADLEGLIQNILLDATFMVSAKFVIGFVPLILKAIMDDAIAAGYNIVTAQQECRDLIAGIYEVKGRESLDVNQRTERSIEQLATLYTDESKVLEVVAVHARNASVRNDKADPEIERILNDKCGPEIVSRWRTRRIELIADAIDVLKKVESDFNASSLIANADPEEVTLVPDQESEVNVKATFVGSSENIRKGLAEFEKRMRLLGGQDKLVAVETTQVYRWKPFNLTEQETWSPVLPIFAAEKASRKFKFTGDTVKMLRFEYELIIDVKTIADDVLSAKAELDKQLTKSVPFNIIVHRQSGGLDIGVSPNPEPEKTITLTAILDDDLKKLKDLRLAWTDLTAGGARAGDSFSFTLPENSSKNVRLEAFSKVNGVEVKVAETAKTVSVGKKETKPSPTPTPEDQVIDTRKLSFAGSVPGIWDGGNNPQGFDLARQQAKTKTPGECQWEAQVHSEVWGKINPSFAPRTAAEISQKIDDLVADAKRWGFTLKVRSYAIGDFKGQFVDSSVKFSNGAWVGYGYNADGVQAYGRGWAIKGRDVVEVGYNAGGSGCWTNVDRGFLEAHTASAQAEAIGIVNSLALVEKGEFKKIPYTGPKLDGSDLPKVTFSPPSLEKLKVGESARVTVMVENAKAEDSPFKYSWGGVFEGKPETSRDVATVTVKAAKPGKFPLSVGVEGNRYFLGSAYLEYEVADYKAIIKQDKPNTRKVAVGTPVTFSAQILSSGAPASGNFVYQWQPNPEVTFDPVEGPKNSAIATFNRPGVTKVWVTVFEKKGQVLVPLAEADQIEVEVVNPELKVIFAPAKGFIGNEIKARVEVTPAELKDIDFRWQISANGRQTFESQDKREVTFIPQNAEPITVTVRARVPGKGDDLGEKSATFTADKYDVKVNVLGPEGPKPQIWREGVGLVPLEKGIAVHQFVGMRAEVTPAVEAARYEWTVNEDTHFESNNISQQIRLSRSQVGTGVATVIVRDKNGIELGRASNSFDVSVSQADLDQRPKATPTPTPKPTPKPTPVVITASKFATKLIQGEPMSGEARETQGPRGNRTWPFTLRITSYDPATGLVVGEITWPSLQSVNRVRGNFSGNTLALTETEAIKAGSAHLNVGYTIVISESGATGKYSDHADNTEGTVRMPASAETEPGDSAGTAIKQGDTLYDSGKYKEAIDSYNKALAADPNSAAAYAGRCLAKRSLQDNAGALADCNQALKLDPNNASAYRGRSMIKRGNNDLQGALYDATRAIQIDPNDYRAYLTRGLAKDALKDYAGAAADYDRSLQINPNYPNGYSYRGLTRINLGDYRGALSDLDRYISLNPTSSTSYNNRGIAKERLGDIPGAIADYEKAIALDPNNETAKRNLGIMKANAGGGGVKKESGVLDLSGERWNWFDPRADASYETSGGNIIIRAPKGNDLWPATNFDAPRLTKEVTGDFTLQTRLRGIWSFDYNGSGLTVHVGRTSVVRFERGINGFGNSGQHINFSAFVDGRETGRAQIMFSNNDLYLRLIRRGDQFTGYVSIDGASWQRVGEVTAHLPETVNAGLVLINEYNNNTFQTTFSEFKLFQDSASGFDPRPGLYRTPSSGLTYEISAITANTLRLRQWQTTTPEPPSRGGDFYNAGTATLLGDGITWRARNRDVEGYCCGNNVDFEFQFLSPTSFKGIRYRLWPLGSPAPGPNDGWQALSPDEFRLVGAVRRASPTTDRGGGPRAQGPGRGGGGARPPPPRPEEEKPPGRKTPRGGGPRPPADHRGGAAGGGRPPPPPAGPRRGGGRGGGRGGEKGGGTPRGGGRGGSNILGNSTSRQRRVLHLRQGQRRA, encoded by the coding sequence ATGAAAGCCACACGTCTAATTAGCAGTTTACTCACGATCCTTCTCGCTTACTCTCTCGTCATTACTTCCGCAGTCAAGATCCCACCGGAGCCAGCTCGTTCAATAAATCAGGATCCAGCAAATGCGGCCGGCGAACTTCTTGTTACGGAAGAGCCGGCCGAACTATTTCCAGGCACCAACGGGCCGTATCAGGAAGGGCTTGATGTCGCGACCAAGAATTTTCTAAAAGGACTCTCAGGAACGCGGTTCGAGGTCGCGATGAGCGTGATCCAGACCGTAAATAAGGCCGGGGGAAAAGTGGTTTTTGTCGGAAGCTGGATCAGCGGCAAGAATTTTGTCGATCCGCTGCTTGGCGGAACGTCCGATTTTGATATGCGGGTGGTTTTTGAGGGCAGCCCAGAGCTCGCGAAGGCTAAATACAACCAACTGCGACGAGAGATCACGAGCCAGATCAATCAGCGGTTCGGCCCGCAGGCTGCTAAGGTGCTGAGCAGCACGAATCTTTATCCGCCGGAGTCGATCCTCAACGGGATCGATGATGCCGCCGAAGCCCTGGAAAAATTGGCCGCGGAAGGAATCAACCCTAATCTCGGGGGAGCGATCACTGAAGGGCTGTGGGGAAAAGGAGCAAAAGCGTTTAGAGATGCGTATGAGGCACAGGCAGGACGCGTGATCTGGAAGGAAGGCAATCTGATCCGCTCAGGAATTGCCGATCTGCTGCCCGGGCTTGAGAATGCCGGGATCTATACGATCGAAGGTTCGGGAAACACGTCGCTTCAATTCGTTGAAAAGGTCGAGAATGCTCTCAAGGCCGGCGACACCAAAAGTGCGGCAAAGAGCCTCGATCGCCTACGCAAAATGATGAAAAAGGGCCGAGATCTCGGCCGGTTTGGTGAGGCGAGCTATCTCGATGACGTTTTGCGGGAATGCTGCCAGTCTTTGCAGCTCGTCAATGGTAAAGAGACCCTTGTGATGGATCTCAAAAAAGCTGCCGAGGAGCTTGCAAAACCAAGCGTAAGAGAAGGCCTGGGCAATAGCCTTCGAAGGGCGAAGATAGAGGCAGAACTATTGATCCGTTGGGCAACCGAAACAAATCCACAGATCCTGAAGGTAATACGCGAGATGCTGCAGGTCGGGTCGGGAAAGTGGACACGTGTAATTGAGACATTCCTGCATTATGGCGGCCGAGTCGCTGAGATCGGCGGTAAGGTTCGTTGGGATCTCGCTCTAAAAGGATTTTTTGGTTTTTTGGTGGTCTTGCAGGCCGGGGATTATCTGAAAAAGGCCACGCAGGCTGATCTTGAAGGTTTGATCCAGAATATCCTGCTCGACGCGACCTTCATGGTCTCGGCGAAATTTGTAATCGGATTCGTGCCGTTGATCTTGAAAGCGATCATGGATGATGCGATCGCGGCCGGCTATAACATTGTCACCGCCCAACAGGAATGCCGCGATCTCATCGCGGGTATTTATGAGGTGAAAGGGCGAGAATCGCTCGATGTAAATCAGCGAACAGAACGAAGCATCGAGCAACTCGCGACGCTTTATACAGACGAATCGAAAGTACTCGAGGTCGTTGCCGTACACGCCAGAAATGCGTCCGTTCGAAACGACAAAGCCGATCCGGAGATCGAGCGAATCCTTAATGATAAATGCGGCCCCGAGATAGTCAGCCGATGGCGAACCCGCCGCATTGAGCTGATCGCAGACGCGATCGACGTACTGAAGAAGGTCGAAAGCGATTTTAATGCGAGCAGCCTGATCGCCAACGCGGATCCGGAAGAAGTGACGCTTGTTCCGGATCAGGAAAGTGAGGTCAACGTAAAGGCTACATTTGTGGGCAGTTCCGAAAATATTCGGAAGGGACTGGCAGAATTTGAAAAAAGGATGCGGCTTCTCGGTGGTCAGGACAAACTGGTTGCCGTCGAAACCACGCAAGTTTATCGATGGAAGCCTTTCAACCTGACCGAGCAAGAGACCTGGTCGCCGGTTCTTCCGATCTTTGCAGCGGAAAAGGCTTCGAGGAAATTCAAATTCACCGGAGACACCGTCAAGATGCTCCGGTTTGAATACGAATTGATCATCGATGTGAAAACGATCGCTGATGACGTACTAAGTGCTAAAGCAGAACTTGATAAACAGCTAACGAAATCAGTTCCTTTCAATATCATCGTTCACCGGCAATCGGGAGGGCTCGATATCGGCGTTTCGCCGAACCCTGAGCCGGAAAAAACAATTACGCTGACCGCGATCCTTGATGACGATCTTAAAAAGCTCAAAGACCTCAGACTTGCCTGGACCGACCTGACCGCAGGCGGCGCTAGAGCGGGCGATTCGTTCTCGTTTACGCTTCCGGAAAACAGCTCCAAAAACGTACGCCTCGAGGCGTTTTCCAAGGTTAACGGCGTCGAAGTTAAGGTCGCCGAAACCGCAAAGACCGTAAGCGTCGGTAAAAAAGAAACGAAACCTTCGCCAACCCCGACGCCCGAGGATCAGGTGATCGATACGCGGAAACTGAGTTTCGCCGGTAGCGTTCCCGGCATTTGGGATGGTGGAAACAACCCGCAGGGTTTCGATCTGGCACGGCAGCAGGCAAAAACCAAGACGCCCGGCGAATGCCAGTGGGAAGCTCAGGTGCATTCCGAGGTGTGGGGAAAGATCAATCCGTCATTTGCTCCTCGAACGGCTGCCGAGATATCTCAAAAGATCGATGACCTTGTCGCCGACGCAAAGCGGTGGGGATTTACATTGAAGGTCCGAAGCTACGCGATCGGCGACTTCAAGGGACAATTTGTCGATTCGTCAGTCAAGTTCTCTAACGGCGCATGGGTTGGATATGGATATAACGCGGACGGTGTGCAAGCTTACGGCCGCGGTTGGGCGATCAAGGGACGCGATGTCGTCGAGGTCGGTTATAACGCCGGGGGCTCAGGATGCTGGACGAACGTTGACCGCGGATTTCTCGAGGCTCATACCGCCTCTGCTCAGGCAGAGGCGATCGGGATCGTGAACAGTCTCGCACTCGTTGAGAAAGGCGAATTCAAAAAAATACCTTACACCGGGCCGAAACTCGATGGTTCGGACCTGCCGAAAGTCACGTTTTCACCGCCATCGCTCGAAAAGCTAAAGGTCGGCGAATCCGCCCGTGTGACAGTGATGGTCGAAAACGCCAAAGCAGAAGATTCGCCATTCAAATACAGCTGGGGTGGTGTCTTCGAAGGGAAACCGGAAACCTCGCGAGATGTTGCGACGGTTACGGTCAAGGCAGCAAAGCCCGGCAAATTCCCTCTGTCAGTTGGCGTCGAGGGAAACCGGTACTTTCTCGGTTCCGCTTATCTCGAATACGAAGTCGCCGACTACAAGGCGATCATCAAGCAGGATAAGCCGAACACGCGAAAGGTCGCGGTCGGAACACCGGTCACTTTCTCAGCACAGATCTTATCTAGCGGTGCTCCGGCGAGCGGCAATTTTGTTTACCAATGGCAGCCGAATCCCGAGGTCACATTTGATCCGGTCGAGGGGCCTAAAAATAGTGCCATTGCGACCTTTAACCGTCCAGGAGTGACGAAAGTTTGGGTTACGGTCTTTGAGAAAAAGGGCCAGGTACTGGTTCCTCTCGCTGAGGCCGATCAAATCGAGGTCGAGGTCGTAAATCCGGAACTGAAGGTGATTTTCGCACCGGCAAAAGGATTTATCGGTAACGAGATCAAAGCTCGAGTCGAGGTTACTCCGGCGGAATTGAAAGATATCGACTTCCGCTGGCAAATATCCGCGAACGGCAGACAGACGTTCGAATCGCAGGATAAGCGCGAGGTCACGTTCATTCCACAGAATGCCGAGCCAATCACCGTAACTGTCAGGGCTCGTGTTCCAGGCAAGGGCGACGATCTAGGAGAGAAATCGGCCACTTTTACTGCCGATAAATACGACGTCAAGGTAAATGTACTTGGACCGGAAGGCCCGAAACCGCAGATATGGAGGGAAGGCGTTGGGCTGGTGCCGCTGGAGAAGGGAATTGCCGTTCACCAGTTTGTCGGAATGCGGGCAGAAGTCACACCGGCCGTCGAAGCTGCTCGTTATGAATGGACGGTCAATGAGGACACGCATTTTGAAAGTAATAACATTTCACAGCAGATCCGGCTCTCTCGCAGCCAGGTTGGAACCGGCGTTGCAACCGTGATCGTTCGCGACAAGAATGGGATCGAGCTTGGGCGTGCGAGCAACTCGTTCGATGTTTCCGTTTCTCAGGCAGATCTGGATCAGAGGCCGAAAGCGACTCCTACCCCGACGCCAAAGCCGACGCCTAAACCGACGCCGGTGGTAATCACTGCGTCAAAATTTGCGACGAAGCTTATTCAGGGCGAACCAATGTCCGGCGAAGCCCGCGAAACGCAGGGGCCGAGAGGGAATCGAACGTGGCCATTCACGCTGCGGATAACAAGTTACGATCCGGCGACAGGTCTGGTAGTTGGAGAGATCACGTGGCCGAGCCTGCAATCGGTCAATCGGGTCCGCGGCAATTTTTCAGGGAACACACTGGCTCTTACCGAGACCGAAGCGATAAAAGCCGGCAGTGCCCACTTGAATGTCGGCTATACGATCGTCATTTCCGAAAGCGGAGCAACCGGCAAATACAGTGATCATGCTGATAACACCGAAGGCACTGTGAGGATGCCTGCGTCGGCAGAGACAGAGCCCGGTGACTCAGCCGGAACCGCGATCAAACAGGGCGACACTCTGTATGACAGCGGAAAATACAAGGAAGCGATCGATTCCTACAACAAAGCTCTCGCGGCAGATCCAAATTCCGCTGCGGCTTATGCCGGCCGCTGTCTGGCAAAACGAAGTTTGCAGGATAATGCCGGAGCTCTGGCTGATTGTAATCAGGCTCTGAAGCTTGACCCTAACAACGCTAGTGCCTATCGCGGACGCAGCATGATCAAGCGGGGAAATAATGACCTGCAAGGTGCTCTTTATGATGCGACCCGGGCCATTCAGATCGATCCGAACGATTACCGGGCATATCTGACCCGGGGACTCGCGAAAGATGCGTTAAAGGACTACGCCGGTGCCGCCGCCGACTACGACCGTTCACTCCAGATAAATCCGAATTATCCGAACGGATACTCGTATCGTGGTTTGACGCGGATCAATCTCGGGGATTACCGCGGAGCACTGTCGGATCTGGATCGATATATTTCTCTCAATCCTACGAGCAGCACTTCTTACAACAACCGGGGTATCGCAAAAGAACGACTGGGCGATATTCCCGGCGCAATTGCCGACTACGAAAAAGCGATCGCTCTAGATCCTAACAACGAGACCGCCAAGAGGAACCTTGGGATCATGAAGGCGAATGCCGGCGGTGGCGGTGTTAAGAAGGAGAGCGGTGTATTGGACCTGTCGGGCGAGCGGTGGAACTGGTTCGATCCGAGGGCCGATGCTTCATACGAAACCTCGGGCGGCAACATCATTATTCGGGCGCCGAAGGGCAATGACCTCTGGCCGGCAACGAATTTTGATGCTCCGCGATTAACGAAGGAAGTTACAGGTGATTTCACACTTCAAACCCGACTGCGCGGAATTTGGAGCTTTGACTACAATGGCTCGGGTTTGACAGTACACGTCGGGCGGACAAGCGTTGTTCGATTCGAACGCGGTATTAACGGTTTTGGAAATTCCGGCCAGCATATCAACTTTTCGGCATTTGTGGACGGGCGGGAGACGGGTCGGGCGCAAATTATGTTCTCGAATAATGATCTTTACCTTCGGTTAATAAGGCGAGGCGATCAGTTCACCGGCTATGTCAGTATTGATGGAGCATCGTGGCAGCGAGTTGGGGAAGTTACGGCTCATTTGCCTGAAACGGTGAATGCGGGCCTGGTTTTGATCAATGAATACAACAACAATACGTTCCAGACGACATTTTCGGAGTTCAAACTATTCCAGGACTCGGCGTCAGGTTTTGATCCGAGGCCTGGCTTGTATCGCACACCAAGCAGCGGACTAACCTACGAAATATCAGCCATTACCGCAAACACATTGCGGTTGCGGCAATGGCAGACGACGACCCCTGAGCCTCCGTCGAGAGGCGGTGATTTCTACAATGCCGGGACGGCCACCTTGCTCGGCGATGGTATCACGTGGCGTGCGAGAAATCGCGACGTTGAGGGATATTGCTGCGGCAATAATGTTGATTTCGAGTTCCAGTTCCTTTCGCCAACGAGCTTCAAGGGAATTCGTTATCGATTATGGCCATTGGGCAGTCCCGCACCGGGACCGAATGATGGCTGGCAGGCTCTATCTCCAGATGAATTTCGTCTTGTCGGAGCCGTTCGCCGCGCCAGCCCCACAACCGACCGGGGGGGGGGGCCCCGGGCGCAGGGGCCGGGCCGGGGGGGGGGGGGGGCCCGGCCCCCCCCCCCCCGGCCGGAGGAGGAAAAACCCCCCGGGCGGAAAACCCCCCGGGGGGGGGGACCGCGGCCCCCCGCCGACCACCGGGGGGGCGCCGCGGGGGGGGGGCGCCCCCCCCCCCCCCCCGCCGGGCCCCGCCGGGGGGGGGGGCGGGGGGGGGGGAGAGGGGGGGAAAAGGGGGGGGGGACCCCCCGCGGGGGGGGGCGGGGCGGCAGCAATATCCTTGGGAACTCGACCTCACGCCAACGCCGGGTGCTGCACCTACGCCAAGGCCAACGCCGGGCGTAA
- a CDS encoding discoidin domain-containing protein → MQAQGYWKYDSESFRPTNEYYATVKPLPGHVYEVRVAGGLQGGSIEQFFKTDNADRVVHLTTSTLTFGANTDLVTLIPLQKVVFQLGLAFSANEAVRANGPQWGYGTGSIAIDNGEYIVTVGTQPGAAASGKGEGTIPVGGPGSTMVIHVSSGLSQLGAMHTTLDIVYVWVAGTPPKPKQGSPNLALNRPTKQSSTSPWSKPNDANGAVDGVKNGSYGFHTESEKNPWWQVDLGEVKQLSEIRIFNRTDCCTERARTIEVWISNDGNRWKRIFANNGTIFGRFAGKPLSVNISGESARFVRLQLAETTWFHLDEVEIY, encoded by the coding sequence GTGCAGGCTCAGGGTTATTGGAAATATGATAGCGAGTCGTTCAGGCCGACAAATGAGTACTACGCGACCGTCAAGCCTTTGCCAGGACACGTGTATGAGGTGAGGGTGGCCGGCGGGCTTCAAGGCGGCTCGATCGAGCAATTTTTCAAGACAGACAACGCCGACCGCGTGGTGCATCTCACGACCTCGACCCTCACCTTCGGAGCCAATACCGATCTGGTGACCCTGATCCCGCTTCAGAAGGTCGTGTTCCAGTTGGGTTTGGCGTTCAGCGCGAACGAAGCTGTCCGAGCAAACGGTCCCCAGTGGGGGTACGGAACTGGCAGCATCGCGATCGACAATGGCGAGTACATTGTCACGGTGGGCACGCAGCCCGGTGCGGCAGCCAGCGGCAAGGGCGAAGGAACGATCCCGGTTGGCGGCCCAGGCTCGACAATGGTGATCCATGTCAGCAGCGGCCTTTCCCAACTTGGAGCCATGCACACCACGCTGGATATCGTCTACGTTTGGGTCGCGGGCACGCCGCCAAAACCGAAACAGGGCTCGCCGAATCTGGCGTTGAATCGGCCGACAAAACAGAGCAGCACCTCACCGTGGTCAAAACCAAACGACGCCAATGGAGCAGTTGATGGCGTGAAGAACGGATCATACGGCTTTCATACCGAGAGCGAAAAAAATCCTTGGTGGCAGGTCGATCTAGGTGAGGTCAAGCAGCTCTCTGAGATACGCATCTTTAATCGGACCGATTGCTGCACCGAAAGAGCCCGGACGATCGAGGTTTGGATTTCCAACGACGGGAACCGGTGGAAGCGGATCTTCGCCAACAACGGCACGATCTTTGGCCGATTCGCCGGTAAGCCTTTAAGCGTCAATATCTCAGGCGAGTCAGCTCGTTTCGTTCGGCTTCAATTGGCCGAAACGACCTGGTTCCATTTAGATGAGGTCGAAATTTATTAG